In Chlorocebus sabaeus isolate Y175 chromosome 11, mChlSab1.0.hap1, whole genome shotgun sequence, one DNA window encodes the following:
- the LRTM2 gene encoding leucine-rich repeat and transmembrane domain-containing protein 2, with protein MRSVKRHPGPLPNPWAGTGLLRLPALSAPPSLRTDRRCTQGLLSPQSDRAQRAVGLTMLAPGSSPEQRGRLALQWRQVSWITCWVALYAVEALPTCPFSCKCDSRSLEVDCSGLGLTTVPPDVPAATRTLLLLNNKLSALPSWAFANLSSLQRLDLSNNFLDQLPHSIFGDLTNLTELQLRNNSIRTLDRDLLRHAPLLRHLDLSINGLAQLPPGLFDGLLALRSLSLRSNRLQNLDRLTFEPLANLQLLQVGDNPWECDCNLREFKHWMEWFSYRGGRLDQLACTLPKELRGKDMRMVPMEMFNYCSQLEDENSSAGLDIPGPPCTKASPEPAKPKPGVEPEPEPSTACPQKQRHRPASVRRAMGTVIIAGVVCGIVCIMMVVAAAYGCIYASLMAKYHRELKKRQPLMGDPEGEHEDQKQISSVA; from the exons ATGAGGAGTGTAAAGAGACACCCGGGACCTCTCCCTAACCCCTGGGCTGGAACGGGGCTCCTGCGCCTGCCTGCGCTCAgtgctcctccctccctcaggACTGACAGGCGGTGcacccagggcctcctctctcccCAGAGCGACAGGGCCCAGAGAGCCGTGGGCCTCACCATGCTGGCGCCGGGCAGCAGCCCTGAGCAGAGGGGCAGGCTCGCCCTGCAGTGGAGGCAGGTCTCCT GGATCACCTGCTGGGTCGCCCTGTATGCCGTGGAGGCCCTCCCCACCTGCCCTTTCTCCTGCAAGTGTGACAGCCGCAGCCTGGAGGTGGACTGCAGTGGCCTAGGCCTCACCACGGTGCCCCCAGATGTGCCCGCGGCCACCCGAACCCTCTTGCTCTTGAACAATAAGCTGAGTGCCCTGCCAAGCTGGGCTTTCGCCAACCTGTCCAGCCTGCAGCGGCTGGACCTGTCCAACAACTTTCTGGACCAGCTGCCCCACTCCATTTTCGGGGACCTGACAAATCTGACTGAGCTGCAGCTACGCAATAACAGCATCAGGACCCTGGACAGGGACCTGCTGCGGCACGCGCCGCTGCTCCGCCACCTGGACCTGTCCATCAACGGCCTGGCCCAGCTGCCCCCTGGCCTTTTTGACGGCCTCCTGGCTCTGCGTTCCCTCTCGCTTCGCTCCAACCGTCTGCAGAACCTGGACCGGCTGACCTTTGAACCCCTAGCGAACCTGCAGCTGCTGCAAGTGGGAGATAACCCCTGGGAGTGTGACTGTAACCTGCGTGAGTTCAAACACTGGATGGAGTGGTTCTCCTACCGAG GGGGGCGCTTGGACCAGCTTGCCTGCACCCTGCCCAAGGAGCTGAGGGGGAAGGACATGCGGATGGTCCCCATGGAGATGTTCAACTACTGCTCCCAGCTGGAGGACGAGAATAGCTCAGCTGGGCTGGATATTCCTGGGCCACCCTGCACCAAGGCCAGTCCAGAGCCTGCTAAGCCCAAGCCCGGGGTTGAGCCAGAGCCGGAGCCCAGCACGGCCTGCCCACAGAAGCAGAGGCACCGGCCGGCGAGTGTGAGGCGAGCCATGGGCACGGTGATCATCGCAGGGGTCGTGTGTGGCATCGTCTGCATCATGATGGTGGTGGCCGCTGCCTATGGCTGCATCTACGCCTCCCTCATGGCCAAGTACCACCGGGAGCTCAAAAAGCGCCAGCCCCTGATGGGGGACCCCGAGGGTGAGCACGAGGACCAGAAGCAGATCTCTTCTGTGGCCTGA